Proteins encoded by one window of Clostridium cagae:
- a CDS encoding DUF881 domain-containing protein: MNKSKQTFLIFLTTLILGISISTNINLGEIQSFVELNAKQYKDAIEERANLYKEIGNLKENNIEIKDKINDYMKEDEKNDKILEDMKAQILDYELFVGSSQVEGPGIVLKINDASINLEQDSQFEVADKIFHDNDMALVLNELRKAGAEAISVNNHRVSPWTGVICNWAFIGFDDNTMESAPFSIYAIGDPEKLKTALLEDGSHVKELIIRNLYVEIEEKDKITLLPSRATNEIEFMKRYENN, encoded by the coding sequence GTGAATAAAAGTAAGCAGACATTTCTTATTTTTCTTACTACTTTAATTTTAGGAATTTCGATTTCAACAAATATTAATCTTGGAGAAATACAATCATTTGTAGAGCTAAATGCTAAACAATATAAAGATGCTATAGAAGAAAGAGCTAATCTGTATAAAGAAATAGGAAATTTAAAAGAAAACAATATTGAAATTAAAGATAAAATTAATGACTATATGAAAGAAGACGAGAAGAACGATAAAATTCTTGAAGATATGAAAGCACAAATTTTAGACTATGAATTATTTGTAGGTTCAAGTCAAGTTGAGGGGCCTGGAATAGTATTAAAAATAAATGATGCAAGTATTAATTTAGAACAAGACTCACAGTTTGAAGTAGCGGATAAAATATTTCATGATAATGATATGGCATTAGTTTTAAATGAGCTGAGAAAAGCAGGGGCAGAAGCTATTAGTGTTAATAACCATAGGGTGAGTCCATGGACAGGAGTAATATGCAACTGGGCTTTTATAGGATTCGATGATAATACAATGGAATCAGCTCCGTTTAGTATATATGCAATTGGAGATCCAGAAAAGCTAAAAACGGCATTGTTAGAAGATGGAAGCCACGTGAAGGAACTTATAATTAGAAATCTTTATGTAGAAATAGAAGAAAAAGATAAGATAACATTACTACCAAGTAGAGCTACTAATGAGATTGAATTTATGAAAAGATACGAAAATAATTAA
- a CDS encoding cell division protein FtsQ/DivIB produces MGVIIFVTKSNVFIVKKVAVTGNPIITGEDVKERCEKVLGENIFFVSKSDLTKEAKKNPYVEAVTVTKKFPKQININIVEKEGIYYLDEGKNKLILSNRLVLLERTDDLRGRNLVEIKGIEYKEGEVGERVLEDNRISEILTTFYNIVRNNPTEYNISSIDLHDLTNIKVYIGEVEGRLGNDENLLDKMNKILHIVSSQEVAMNKGYIDVSFEGSPVYHHE; encoded by the coding sequence ATGGGGGTAATAATATTTGTTACTAAATCAAATGTTTTTATAGTAAAAAAGGTAGCAGTTACAGGTAATCCAATAATAACTGGTGAAGATGTAAAAGAGAGATGCGAAAAAGTACTTGGAGAAAATATCTTTTTTGTAAGTAAGTCTGATTTGACAAAGGAAGCTAAAAAAAATCCTTATGTTGAAGCTGTAACTGTAACAAAAAAATTTCCTAAACAAATAAATATAAATATAGTAGAAAAAGAAGGAATTTACTATTTAGATGAAGGAAAAAATAAACTGATTTTAAGTAATAGATTGGTTTTACTTGAAAGAACCGATGATTTAAGAGGAAGAAATTTAGTAGAAATAAAGGGAATTGAATATAAAGAAGGAGAAGTTGGAGAACGGGTTTTAGAGGACAATAGAATTAGTGAAATATTAACCACTTTTTACAATATAGTACGAAACAACCCAACTGAATATAATATAAGTTCTATAGATCTTCATGATTTAACTAACATTAAAGTATATATAGGCGAAGTAGAAGGAAGACTAGGAAATGATGAAAATTTATTAGATAAAATGAATAAAATACTTCATATTGTATCAAGTCAAGAAGTAGCAATGAATAAAGGATATATAGATGTTAGTTTTGAAGGGTCACCTGTATATCATCATGAATAG
- the spoVE gene encoding stage V sporulation protein E, whose amino-acid sequence MRVSKLKKKNMGQIDYGIFYSVVLLLAVGVVMVYSASSYYAMFKNNDSMYFLKRQLVWAVLGMIVLCTTMSIDYHKIKKYTLWLMIGCVPLLLVVFLFPGVNGAQRWIQIGPMSFQPSELAKYVVVLFLAKGIEMKGDGIKNFTTGIVPYLGVSGIYAALVLAEKNLSIASVIMIVTFIVLFSAGGRIKHLFGIVAPLMVSAAVIFTVGEPYRRARMLNFIDPWKDPTGNGYQLIQSFYALGAGGVTGLGLGQSRQKTLYMPEPHNDFIFAIIGEELGLIGCLCIITLFIVFIWRGIKVAMSAKDTYGTLLAIGITSVIAVQSLINIAVVTGSMPVTGVPLPFISYGGTSLVINMAAMGVLLNISRQTEGKKDI is encoded by the coding sequence ATGAGAGTTAGTAAACTCAAAAAAAAGAATATGGGTCAAATAGACTATGGGATATTCTATAGCGTAGTTTTGCTATTAGCAGTTGGAGTTGTTATGGTATACTCTGCAAGTTCTTATTATGCTATGTTTAAAAACAATGATAGTATGTACTTTTTAAAAAGGCAACTTGTTTGGGCTGTTTTAGGAATGATAGTTTTATGTACCACAATGTCAATTGATTATCATAAAATTAAAAAATATACATTATGGCTTATGATAGGGTGTGTACCACTATTGCTAGTTGTGTTCCTATTTCCTGGAGTAAATGGAGCTCAAAGATGGATTCAAATAGGTCCAATGTCATTTCAACCGTCTGAATTAGCTAAATATGTAGTAGTTTTATTTTTAGCTAAAGGCATAGAAATGAAAGGGGATGGAATAAAGAATTTTACTACAGGAATAGTTCCGTATTTAGGGGTTTCTGGAATATATGCAGCTTTAGTATTAGCAGAAAAAAATTTAAGTATAGCGTCTGTAATAATGATAGTTACATTTATTGTTCTTTTTTCAGCAGGAGGAAGAATAAAACACTTATTTGGCATAGTTGCACCACTTATGGTAAGTGCAGCTGTTATATTTACTGTTGGGGAACCTTATAGAAGAGCAAGAATGTTAAATTTTATAGATCCGTGGAAAGATCCAACAGGAAATGGATATCAATTAATTCAATCTTTTTATGCATTAGGTGCAGGGGGAGTTACAGGACTTGGCTTAGGTCAATCAAGACAAAAGACATTATACATGCCAGAACCACATAATGACTTTATATTTGCAATAATAGGAGAAGAATTAGGGCTTATTGGTTGTTTATGCATAATAACACTTTTTATAGTCTTCATATGGAGAGGTATAAAAGTCGCAATGAGTGCAAAAGACACCTATGGAACTTTATTAGCTATTGGAATAACATCTGTTATAGCAGTACAATCTTTGATAAATATAGCAGTTGTAACTGGTTCTATGCCTGTTACAGGAGTACCACTACCATTTATTAGTTATGGAGGAACATCCCTCGTAATAAACATGGCAGCAATGGGAGTCCTCTTAAATATATCCCGTCAGACAGAAGGAAAAAAGGATATTTAA
- a CDS encoding DUF881 domain-containing protein translates to MKISKSQIFVALVCALLGFLLAYQFKMLSNKNGPTEISNYDKNNIIAELESLRKEKEELQKSNGELSEELKVLEESASKEGDLGKEIKNKLDTARMHLGIIDVKGPGVVITITPKTSIFESNTGVSGVSLGEEELVHIVNLLWYSGAEAISINDIRITPQTGIKVAGNGISIGSSGRIYPNDKITLNVIGDKGRLNVGISFPGSLDYGALPNYNCEVKTSDDILVLKTTQSIKNEFIKAVKE, encoded by the coding sequence ATGAAAATATCTAAATCACAAATTTTTGTAGCACTGGTATGTGCACTTTTAGGCTTTTTATTAGCATACCAATTTAAGATGTTATCTAATAAAAATGGTCCAACGGAAATAAGTAATTATGATAAAAACAATATTATTGCAGAGTTAGAAAGTTTAAGAAAAGAAAAAGAAGAATTGCAAAAGTCAAATGGTGAATTATCAGAAGAACTTAAGGTACTAGAAGAATCAGCTTCTAAAGAAGGTGATTTAGGAAAAGAAATTAAAAACAAGTTAGATACTGCAAGAATGCATTTGGGTATAATTGATGTTAAAGGACCAGGAGTAGTAATCACAATAACTCCCAAAACATCAATATTTGAATCTAATACTGGAGTAAGTGGAGTGAGTTTAGGTGAAGAAGAACTTGTTCATATAGTAAATTTACTTTGGTATTCAGGAGCAGAAGCAATTTCTATAAATGATATACGAATAACACCACAAACAGGTATAAAAGTAGCAGGTAACGGTATATCTATAGGTTCATCAGGAAGAATATATCCTAATGATAAAATAACTTTAAATGTTATTGGAGATAAGGGAAGATTAAATGTAGGGATATCATTTCCAGGATCTTTAGATTATGGAGCACTTCCTAATTATAACTGTGAAGTTAAAACAAGTGATGATATATTGGTTTTAAAAACAACTCAATCTATAAAAAATGAGTTTATAAAAGCAGTTAAAGAATAA
- a CDS encoding small basic family protein gives MIAIIGLLIGVILGFVFDVNISESFSPYMSVAILACLDSVFGAVRANLSKNFQTDIFISGFFGNALLAAGLAYLGDKLGIPIYIAAVIVFGGRIFNNFAIIRRLLLEKLKSR, from the coding sequence TTGATTGCAATAATTGGTCTATTGATAGGAGTCATATTAGGTTTTGTATTTGATGTTAATATTTCTGAAAGTTTTTCACCATATATGTCAGTTGCGATACTTGCATGTTTAGATTCGGTATTTGGTGCAGTAAGAGCAAATTTATCTAAAAATTTTCAAACAGATATATTTATATCTGGTTTTTTTGGTAATGCATTGCTTGCGGCAGGGTTAGCATATCTTGGAGATAAACTTGGAATTCCTATATACATAGCTGCGGTAATAGTATTTGGTGGCAGAATTTTTAATAATTTTGCTATAATAAGAAGACTCCTATTGGAAAAATTAAAATCGCGCTAA